One genomic window of Medicago truncatula cultivar Jemalong A17 chromosome 1, MtrunA17r5.0-ANR, whole genome shotgun sequence includes the following:
- the LOC25483469 gene encoding TBCC domain-containing protein 1, with product MTEPIEPSTSHAPTMIHPRREPFEHGLIPIPKLIFSDPTQSLLTLKQTLLASSSNNLISSAIISDSLQISTEHAQLLLDTLSSVVHHENDVVFDGAECDVYDLILLLYIQSYKKLLPRSNKDPASVADVWPSTSAFDGYFSALSPLQLMRSNSRRFMPSQADEEAHQLSYLQKHLANILSLLAEPGEEGEGEESKVLTMDRFEHLGFLLQFGDKAEGIRLSQSSPFFANSDPEMPAVPVPVSQVHDWLMQNIASALEHISERTSAKENGPASAADQDVAMTDACSVSVKLSSSTRDSCSIEGITKSSYVKHASDIKGSSVKVLNCQESTIYILAPLRYAIVYGCSDATIVLGAVGKTVRVEHCERVHVIVASKRICIANCRECVFFLGVNQQPLMVGDNHKLQVAPYNTCYPQLEEHINEVGILPTVNRWDEALALSMLDPHDSLSHPAGVSDVQAESATRLDPDQFTNFVIPNWLAGASTGSTKDNPFALPDAYAASQHKNQNNLEEVRKLIHEASLEESRKRELSSVLHVYFKDWLYASGNIRQLYCLQAD from the exons ATGACAGAACCAATAGAACCTTCCACATCACACGCTCCCACCATGATCCACCCACGCCGCGAACCATTCGAGCACGGCCTAATCCCCATCCCAAAACTAATCTTCTCCGACCCCACACAATCCCTCCTCACCCTTAAACAAACCCTCCTCGCTTCCTCCTCCAACAACCTCATCTCCTCCGCCATAATCTCCGATTCGCTTCAGATCTCAACCGAACACGCTCAACTCCTCCTTGATACTCTCTCCTCCGTGGTTCACCATGAAAACGACGtcgtctttgatggtgctgaaTGTGATGTTTATGATCTGATTCTGTTGCTTTATATTCAATCGTATAAAAAATTGCTTCCGCGTTCGAATAAAGATCCTGCTTCTGTTGCTGATGTTTGGCCTTCTACTTCTGCGTTTGATGGTTACTTCTCTGCTCTTTCTCCTCTTCAG CTTATGCGCAGCAATAGTCGGCGTTTTATGCCATCGCAGGCTGATGAAGAGGCACATCAGTTGTCTTATCTGCAAAAGCACCTGGCTAACATTCTATCTCTTCTAGCTGAGCCAGGGGAGGAGGGGGAAGGCGAAGAATCAAAG GTTTTAACTATGGATAGATTTGAGCACCTTGGGTTCCTGCTTCAGTTTGGCGATAAGGCTGAAGGAATTCGTTTGAGTCAATCTTCTCCTTTCTTTGCAAATTCGGATCCTGAGATGCCTGCGGTTCCCGTCCCTGTTAGTCAAGTTCATGACTGGCTTATGCAAAATATAGCTTCTGCTTTGGAACATATTTCTGAAAGGACTTCTGCTAAGGAAAATGGGCCAGCCAGTGCCGCTGATCAGGATGTTGCTATGACTGATGCATGCTCTGTCTCGGTTAAGTTGTCATCAAGTACCAGGGATTCATGTTCCATTGAAGGGATCACTAAATCTTCTTATGTGAAGCATGCATCTGACATAAAAGGTTCCTCTGTTAAG GTTCTAAACTGCCAAGAGTCTACCATCTATATCTTAGCACCTTTAAGATATGCCATTGTCTATGGATGCTCAGATGCTACAATTGTTCTTGGAGCAGTTGGCAAG aCTGTGAGAGTAGAACACTGTGAAAGAGTTCATGTGATTGTAGCCTCAAAACGTATTTGCATTGCCAACTGCCGTGAATGTGTTTTCTTTTTAGGAGTGAACCAGCAACCTCTTATGGTTGGTGATAACCATAAATTGCAG GTGGCACCATATAACACATGTTACCCCCAATTGGAGGAGCACATTAATGAAGTTGGAATTCTGCCCACCGTGAACAGATGGGATGAAGCTCTGGCTTTGAGCATGCTTGATCCTCATGATTCATTATCTCATCCAGCTGGTGTCTCTGATGTTCAAGCCGAGTCTGCTACACGCCTGGACCCTGATCAGTTCACAAATTTTGTG ATTCCAAACTGGCTTGCAGGAGCGTCCACGGGATCTACAAAAGACAACCCATTTGCATTACCAGATGCATATGCGGCGTCTCAACATAAAAAT CAAAATAATCTAGAAGAGGTAAGGAAACTTATACACGAAGCTTCTTTAGAAGAGAGTCGTAAACGAGAATTGTCATCTGTGCTTCATGTGTACTTCAAGGACTGGTTATATG CTTCAGGGAATATTCGTCAACTTTACTGTCTGCAAGCGGATTAA